In Oceanispirochaeta sp. M1, the following are encoded in one genomic region:
- a CDS encoding OmpA family protein yields the protein MKRRILIWILIILASSLTAQDIYPGRTYSVVPEFFSGFFLPLGEGKIGGGIETGLSVVDFIPRVRMGLAGGYGFLSDDNSQALPFPYFSLKGGYRVPLGELFSFYPGAVFSMYWPLEESGISMKASIAASAMFDMHLYKRNYLSLETSLSFPFSSELPPYLSINLGVKHSIPFKRSVPPVDLELLVRPEIFSPDGDGEADVLELVPIIENPSSVKKWTFRIFDKTGVQIYSQSGKGAPPPAISWDGYASNNILVSSAADFSLELELFDILGYRIMREGSFITDVFVFRENGKLKIRVPGIIFPPGSSDFSRLTDEEVEQNREIIRKIAATLWKFPEYRILIEGHGNLIHWSSDELAAIEQKEVLLPLSESRAAAVRDVLAEEGIPLLRLDVAGRGGEFPLIPFEDEQNRWRNRRVEFILLK from the coding sequence TCTTGGAGAAGGTAAAATCGGAGGAGGGATAGAAACCGGGCTCTCTGTGGTAGATTTTATCCCCCGTGTCAGAATGGGGCTTGCCGGGGGATATGGTTTTTTGAGTGATGATAACTCCCAGGCACTGCCTTTTCCTTATTTCAGTCTGAAAGGAGGATACAGAGTGCCTCTGGGAGAACTTTTCAGTTTTTATCCGGGAGCAGTATTTTCAATGTACTGGCCCCTGGAGGAATCAGGAATATCCATGAAGGCATCCATTGCAGCTTCGGCTATGTTTGATATGCATCTGTATAAGCGAAATTATCTGAGTCTGGAAACGTCCCTATCCTTTCCTTTCAGCTCTGAACTGCCTCCTTATCTTTCCATAAACCTGGGGGTAAAGCACTCTATTCCCTTTAAAAGGTCTGTGCCTCCTGTTGATCTGGAGCTTCTGGTCAGGCCGGAAATCTTTTCTCCTGACGGTGATGGAGAGGCCGATGTACTTGAGCTTGTTCCGATTATTGAGAATCCATCATCCGTAAAAAAATGGACTTTCCGGATATTTGATAAGACTGGTGTTCAAATCTATTCGCAGAGTGGAAAGGGAGCACCCCCCCCTGCTATCAGCTGGGACGGTTATGCTTCAAATAATATTCTGGTTTCATCGGCTGCAGACTTTTCCCTTGAACTTGAACTCTTTGATATTCTGGGATACAGAATTATGAGAGAAGGCAGTTTTATTACAGATGTTTTTGTTTTCAGAGAAAATGGAAAGCTGAAGATTCGAGTCCCCGGGATTATTTTCCCACCCGGATCCTCCGATTTTTCCAGATTGACAGACGAAGAGGTAGAGCAGAATAGGGAGATTATCAGGAAAATTGCAGCCACTCTATGGAAGTTTCCCGAATATAGAATCCTTATTGAAGGTCATGGAAATCTAATTCACTGGAGTTCGGATGAACTGGCCGCCATAGAGCAGAAGGAAGTTCTTCTTCCATTATCAGAATCACGTGCTGCTGCTGTCAGAGATGTTCTCGCAGAAGAAGGCATTCCCCTACTGAGGCTGGATGTCGCTGGACGGGGAGGAGAATTCCCTCTTATCCCCTTTGAGGATGAACAGAACCGATGGAGAAACAGAAGGGTTGAATTTATTCTTTTGAAATAG